Proteins from a single region of Brevinematales bacterium:
- a CDS encoding M15 family metallopeptidase: protein MGINKQYGYSWSSGRKQSEKPSAPRNPGFILLIAVGILGIAVISFAAFGPVAENTSKGVSANSAPSPEASVPPAALTPDADPVSVVETPADYPKDELLGKINPKPHPSFIAIDQKYTPKTGIYLRKETYAAFIRMHDAAMKEGVKIFIISAFRSFYDQKAIWEQKWNGGKTVAGKNLAKEVPDFVERAKYILLYSSMPGTSRHHWGTDIDLNSLENSYFASGDGKKIYDWLAKHAAEYGFYQPYTPKPSTRATGYEEEKWHWSYLPVAKPMMQSYLKTISYSDINGFLGSETAAKLQVIENYVKGVNPACIP, encoded by the coding sequence ATGGGTATCAATAAGCAATACGGTTACTCGTGGTCGTCCGGAAGGAAACAGTCCGAGAAGCCGTCTGCCCCGCGCAACCCGGGATTCATCCTGCTGATCGCGGTAGGGATACTCGGTATCGCGGTTATCAGCTTCGCGGCGTTCGGCCCGGTGGCGGAGAATACCTCGAAGGGCGTATCCGCGAATTCCGCCCCATCCCCGGAAGCCTCCGTTCCCCCGGCGGCGCTGACGCCCGATGCAGACCCTGTCTCTGTCGTTGAAACTCCCGCTGATTACCCTAAGGATGAACTGCTCGGCAAGATCAACCCGAAGCCGCACCCCTCGTTTATCGCGATTGACCAGAAATATACCCCCAAGACGGGAATTTACCTCCGCAAGGAAACCTACGCCGCGTTTATCAGGATGCACGACGCCGCGATGAAAGAAGGCGTGAAAATTTTCATTATCTCCGCGTTCCGTTCGTTCTACGACCAGAAAGCCATCTGGGAGCAGAAGTGGAACGGCGGCAAGACGGTCGCGGGAAAGAACCTCGCTAAAGAAGTGCCGGATTTTGTCGAACGCGCGAAATATATCCTGCTGTACAGTTCCATGCCCGGCACGTCCCGCCATCATTGGGGCACCGACATCGACCTGAACAGCCTCGAAAACTCCTACTTCGCGTCGGGAGACGGTAAAAAGATATACGACTGGCTTGCGAAGCACGCGGCGGAGTACGGGTTCTATCAGCCCTACACCCCGAAACCCTCCACCCGCGCCACCGGCTACGAAGAGGAAAAATGGCACTGGTCGTACCTCCCTGTCGCGAAGCCGATGATGCAGTCGTACCTGAAGACTATCTCATATTCCGACATTAACGGGTTCCTCGGATCGGAGACCGCCGCGAAACTCCAGGTGATCGAGAACTACGTCAAAGGTGTTAATCCCGCCTGTATTCCATAA
- a CDS encoding DUF5615 family PIN-like protein: MISGNIMKYLANENIPFASIVFLRRNGIDIQSVKEINRGITDFQVMQISAEENRIILTFDKDYGEIIHKNNVKFTVGIVLFRFIPHNPDETGEIFLKIVRESTIELEKKFTVIERDRLRQKNL, translated from the coding sequence TTGATATCCGGTAATATAATGAAATACCTCGCCAATGAAAACATCCCCTTCGCTTCGATAGTATTCCTTCGCCGGAACGGAATTGATATTCAATCGGTAAAAGAGATAAACAGGGGGATTACCGACTTTCAGGTAATGCAGATATCGGCTGAGGAAAACCGTATTATCCTGACGTTTGACAAGGACTATGGCGAAATCATTCATAAGAATAATGTGAAATTTACCGTGGGCATCGTCCTTTTTCGATTCATCCCGCATAATCCCGACGAAACGGGGGAAATATTCCTGAAAATCGTTCGGGAATCAACAATAGAACTCGAAAAGAAATTCACTGTTATCGAACGGGACAGGCTGCGGCAGAAAAACCTTTAA
- a CDS encoding DUF433 domain-containing protein: protein MNWKDYIVSDPEILIGKPTVKGTRLAVDFILGLLSDGWSEEDILKNYPALTKESLQAVFAFTRECMQTEAVFDIR, encoded by the coding sequence ATGAATTGGAAAGATTATATAGTATCAGACCCTGAGATATTGATCGGGAAACCGACTGTAAAAGGAACGCGGCTGGCGGTCGATTTTATCCTCGGGCTTCTCTCAGACGGATGGTCCGAGGAGGATATCCTAAAAAATTATCCCGCCCTGACGAAAGAGTCGCTCCAGGCTGTTTTCGCGTTTACCCGTGAATGTATGCAGACCGAAGCCGTGTTTGATATCCGGTAA
- a CDS encoding PBSX family phage terminase large subunit, translating to MRINTRDKLTPRQLEVIEFYLGNEPRHLILEGAVRSGKTTVNNLLWFDHVHRFRDQRKKFIITGNTLGSVKRNVVDEFGAQLGIDITLDARNEFQLFGNTVVCFGGGESDAARSLKGFTAHGWYANEVTEQHPETLRQAFARCSGRGARIFWDTNPGNPDHAVKTDYIDKSGLKLRNGRLAVSAWHFSLDDNTFLDPEYLESLKLSIPEGSVWYRRNIEGLWVAAGNVVYSHYREEARPEGDPLAQYDELIGGVDFGRGGQSHFAFVLIGRAGDVFHIIGEVYRAGCLNTEFIRLTGDALERMQPGLKERVLVYGDSADPDKITEWGYAGYRILPADKSPYSVRAGIERVMSVDLRIDPGCRNTLREIRNYEWVTDASGNATDEPVKYNDHLMDAMRYAIYTHTRMRKRANGGGKRHSGIHVEKRTREV from the coding sequence ATGAGGATTAATACGCGCGACAAGCTGACGCCCCGTCAGCTGGAAGTCATCGAATTCTATCTGGGGAACGAACCCCGTCACCTCATCCTCGAGGGCGCGGTACGGAGCGGCAAGACCACGGTAAACAATCTCCTCTGGTTCGACCATGTCCACCGCTTCCGCGACCAGCGGAAAAAATTCATTATCACCGGGAATACGCTCGGCTCGGTCAAACGCAATGTGGTGGACGAATTCGGCGCCCAGCTCGGGATCGATATTACGCTCGATGCCCGCAACGAGTTCCAGCTATTCGGGAACACGGTGGTCTGCTTCGGGGGCGGGGAGAGCGACGCCGCGCGCAGTCTCAAGGGATTTACCGCGCACGGGTGGTACGCCAACGAGGTTACCGAGCAGCACCCGGAGACTCTGCGGCAGGCGTTCGCGCGGTGCTCCGGCAGGGGCGCGCGTATCTTCTGGGACACCAACCCCGGCAATCCCGACCACGCGGTCAAGACCGATTATATCGATAAGAGCGGCCTCAAGCTCCGTAACGGGAGGCTCGCGGTATCGGCATGGCACTTCTCGCTCGACGATAACACGTTCCTCGACCCGGAGTACCTCGAATCCCTCAAGCTGTCCATCCCCGAAGGGAGCGTGTGGTACCGCCGGAATATCGAGGGGCTATGGGTCGCGGCGGGCAACGTCGTCTATAGCCATTACCGCGAGGAAGCGCGTCCCGAGGGCGACCCGCTCGCGCAGTACGACGAACTGATCGGCGGGGTGGACTTCGGCAGGGGCGGACAGTCGCATTTCGCGTTCGTCCTGATCGGGCGCGCGGGGGATGTGTTCCATATTATCGGCGAGGTTTACCGCGCGGGATGCCTGAATACCGAGTTCATCCGGCTGACCGGCGACGCGCTCGAGCGGATGCAGCCCGGGCTGAAGGAACGCGTGCTGGTTTACGGGGATTCCGCCGACCCGGACAAGATCACCGAATGGGGTTACGCGGGATACCGTATCCTTCCCGCGGACAAGTCGCCGTACTCGGTGCGGGCGGGGATCGAACGGGTGATGTCGGTCGACCTGCGGATCGATCCGGGATGCAGGAACACCCTGCGGGAGATACGGAACTACGAGTGGGTGACCGACGCCTCCGGGAACGCGACCGACGAGCCGGTGAAATATAACGACCACCTGATGGACGCGATGCGTTACGCGATATACACCCATACCCGGATGCGGAAACGCGCGAACGGCGGTGGAAAGCGTCACTCCGGGATACATGTGGAGAAGCGGACGCGGGAGGTATGA
- a CDS encoding helix-turn-helix transcriptional regulator produces the protein MGPGEGIGERLRIVRDEYGMNQNDFAERLGVKQNALSQYENGQRKVPPEIQQILASVFGINLNWLLTGDGERVLAPGAVPGLASDETPSGGDMFLIDLIDARASAGHGSQNLNEFDVIDTIPISRRFLYPHDPQRVKLVEVSGNSMEPTLWDGDYVAVAEGVTTGNNGIFLVNWEKELFVKRLQFKLNSLKVVSDNQTYTPREVHDQGDDFSIIGRVIFQIRRF, from the coding sequence ATGGGACCGGGTGAAGGGATTGGCGAACGGTTAAGAATAGTCCGCGACGAGTACGGGATGAACCAGAACGATTTCGCGGAACGGTTGGGGGTGAAGCAGAACGCGTTGAGCCAGTACGAGAACGGGCAGAGGAAAGTTCCGCCGGAGATCCAACAGATACTCGCGTCGGTATTCGGCATCAACCTGAACTGGCTACTGACCGGCGACGGCGAACGTGTCCTCGCGCCGGGCGCTGTCCCGGGGCTCGCGTCCGACGAAACCCCGTCGGGCGGGGATATGTTCCTGATCGACCTGATCGACGCGAGAGCATCGGCGGGGCACGGCTCGCAGAACCTCAACGAGTTCGATGTGATCGATACCATCCCGATCTCGCGGCGTTTCCTCTATCCCCACGACCCCCAGCGGGTGAAACTGGTCGAGGTCAGCGGGAACAGTATGGAGCCGACGTTATGGGACGGGGATTATGTCGCGGTCGCGGAGGGGGTAACCACCGGAAATAACGGGATATTCCTCGTGAACTGGGAGAAGGAGCTGTTCGTGAAACGCCTCCAGTTCAAGCTGAACTCCCTCAAGGTGGTCAGCGATAACCAGACGTACACCCCGCGGGAAGTGCACGACCAGGGCGACGATTTTTCGATCATCGGGCGCGTGATCTTCCAGATACGAAGGTTCTGA
- a CDS encoding FRG domain-containing protein → MHFKKYERNPDETKLNDIITHRFVHSWDGLYKLYRDEFQHANEEENLWIFRGQERDDWPMESLLRRYLTGFEIKPEEYRDKELGLIRKFQREYQHYNKFIPEKNDLVHWLSIMQHYGCPTRLLDFDYSFFIALWMAIEAITKIKDSDSWRETCKSKPCFPNYPENYKICPGAACIWAIESKWLDKKVKHCSPARYGIIRQLENKSPNSINNYSILNNRHFGVYPVNPFELNERLRVQQGLFLIPFNIEQSMEENILAVIGKDDKEIKANIIKIHLCLCENSKFIKDCLRELKRMGITTASIYPGLEGYARSLKNLIPLEKGFLDPGE, encoded by the coding sequence ATGCATTTTAAAAAATACGAACGTAATCCAGATGAAACAAAACTTAATGATATAATTACGCATAGGTTTGTACATAGTTGGGATGGATTGTATAAACTATATCGAGATGAATTCCAGCATGCAAATGAGGAAGAAAATCTTTGGATATTCCGGGGTCAGGAGCGGGACGATTGGCCGATGGAGTCACTGCTAAGACGTTATTTGACTGGGTTTGAAATTAAACCTGAAGAATACCGTGATAAAGAACTTGGATTAATCCGAAAGTTTCAGCGGGAATACCAGCATTACAACAAATTTATTCCAGAAAAAAACGATCTTGTTCACTGGCTCTCTATTATGCAACATTACGGATGTCCGACACGTTTACTCGATTTCGATTATTCATTTTTTATTGCTCTTTGGATGGCAATTGAAGCAATAACCAAAATAAAAGACTCAGACTCATGGAGAGAAACTTGTAAGTCTAAACCATGTTTCCCAAATTATCCAGAGAATTATAAAATATGTCCTGGCGCAGCTTGTATCTGGGCAATCGAGAGCAAATGGCTGGATAAAAAGGTGAAACATTGTTCCCCCGCCAGATATGGAATTATCCGCCAATTAGAAAATAAATCGCCCAATAGTATTAACAATTATTCTATTCTAAACAATCGCCATTTTGGTGTTTATCCGGTCAATCCCTTCGAGCTGAATGAACGATTGAGGGTTCAACAGGGACTCTTTTTAATTCCATTTAATATCGAGCAATCGATGGAAGAAAATATTCTGGCTGTTATCGGAAAAGATGATAAAGAAATCAAAGCTAATATAATAAAAATTCATCTCTGCCTTTGTGAAAATAGCAAATTCATAAAGGATTGTCTCCGCGAACTCAAACGGATGGGGATAACAACTGCTTCTATCTATCCCGGTTTGGAAGGATACGCTCGATCTTTAAAAAACCTTATCCCGCTTGAAAAAGGATTCCTCGACCCGGGGGAATAA